One stretch of Pseudomonadota bacterium DNA includes these proteins:
- a CDS encoding Fic family protein produces MHTGFWAYVPNPLPPPLESTWQLAGLAAEAHRQVGELAGLARTLPNPHLLIRPFVRREAVLSSRIEGTQASLSDLFFFEAAATPAQATGDVLEVANYVKALEYGLTRLADLPVSLRLLREMHERLMTGVRGRHLAPGEFRRSQNWIGPPGCSLAEATYVPAPADLMDATLADLERYIHARSDLPPLVRLGLIHYQFEAIHPFLDGNGRIGRLLITLLLSVWGLLPQPVLYLSAFFERHRSEYYDRLLAVSRRAEWDVWIEYFLAGVCSQAQDARDRSKRLLDLRETYRDRLQSARASTLLLRLVDELFAAPAVTIPRAAAVLDVTHRAAQLNVDKLVGAGVLHEASGRRRNRIFVAREIVAILEQVSTQ; encoded by the coding sequence ATGCACACGGGCTTTTGGGCCTATGTGCCGAATCCACTCCCCCCACCGCTGGAGTCGACCTGGCAGCTCGCGGGGCTGGCGGCCGAAGCGCATCGGCAGGTGGGCGAGTTGGCGGGACTGGCCCGCACCTTGCCGAACCCGCATCTCTTGATCCGCCCGTTCGTCCGGCGCGAGGCGGTCCTGTCGAGCCGGATCGAGGGTACCCAGGCTTCGCTGTCCGATCTCTTTTTCTTCGAGGCGGCAGCCACACCGGCGCAGGCGACAGGGGACGTGCTAGAGGTGGCGAACTACGTCAAGGCGCTCGAGTACGGGTTGACGCGGCTAGCCGACCTGCCCGTAAGCCTCCGGCTTCTGCGCGAGATGCATGAGCGCTTGATGACCGGCGTGCGCGGGCGCCACCTCGCGCCGGGCGAATTCCGCCGCTCGCAGAACTGGATCGGCCCGCCCGGCTGCAGCCTGGCCGAGGCGACCTACGTACCCGCACCGGCCGATCTCATGGACGCTACTCTCGCCGATCTCGAGCGCTACATCCACGCCCGCTCGGATCTGCCGCCGCTCGTGCGATTGGGGTTGATACATTACCAATTCGAGGCCATCCACCCGTTCCTCGACGGCAACGGGCGCATCGGCCGGCTGCTGATCACCCTCTTGTTGAGCGTCTGGGGACTGCTGCCGCAGCCCGTGCTCTATCTGAGCGCCTTCTTCGAGCGGCATCGGTCCGAATACTACGACCGACTCCTGGCCGTCAGTCGGCGCGCCGAATGGGACGTCTGGATCGAATACTTCCTCGCCGGGGTTTGTAGCCAAGCGCAGGACGCCAGGGACCGATCCAAACGCCTTCTAGATCTGCGCGAGACCTATCGGGATCGCTTGCAGTCGGCACGCGCCTCGACGCTTCTCTTGCGACTCGTCGACGAGCTGTTTGCCGCCCCTGCTGTCACTATCCCACGGGCGGCGGCCGTGCTCGACGTGACCCACCGTGCCGCACAGCTCAACGTCGACAAGCTGGTCGGTGCCGGTGTGCTTCACGAGGCCAGCGGCCGTCGCCGGAACCGGATCTTCGTGGCGCGCGAGATCGTCGCCATCCTCGAGCAAGTCTCCACGCAATAA